A region of Schistosoma mansoni strain Puerto Rico chromosome 1, complete genome DNA encodes the following proteins:
- a CDS encoding neurogenic differentiation factor, whose amino-acid sequence MAIFQNNHGIHTDSFHSNSENFMNEELKQQDHSFTSTKNAQRGYVTKKHQKCATSDSVSSQCFIEPSLVVPTGIRRRGPKKKPDSQERVVRMKMRRARANARERSRMHGLNSALDALRQHIPSALIGGYISFDLDKKDDTTICTTHNDQRQNESNKLFSKNHRTNSPINQINSNNNVNNFHQFGQKLSKIETLRLACNYIGLLASILNDIHFESITDIIKYLCHGLSQITTNQIAAALQSDPSRLMKHQVSGSNENNLLCNNSYKSSSASSSPTDDDVSYTEKIQQNVIRSSLLRNKLSDERIVNHLDYQSNNVSLTIPTNQSTSISNFNQSMGNCSSNCTELLKSQNYLLNNKLYEFENVYKYEQYEMNECDLTFPYFPTNYDDENIGNSQPNESINHENWIKNIIIINSIDLGMCSFPKYKTVEKS is encoded by the exons ATGGCTATTTTTCAAAATAACCATGGGATTCATACagattcatttcattcaaactCAGAAAACTTTATGAATGAAGAACTAAAGCAACAGGATCATTCATTTACTTCAACTAAGAATGCTCAACGTGGTTATGTAACGAAAAAGCATCAGAAATGCGCTACATCTGACAGTGTTAGTTCTCAATGTTTTATTGAACCCTCATTAGTTGTCCCAACTGGTATAAGACGTCGTGGTCCTAAAAAGAAGCCAGACTCACAAGAACGTGTTGTTAGAATGAAAATGAGACGAGCTCGGGCTAATGCACGTGAACGTAGCCGAATGCATGGATTAAATTCAGCATTGGATGCCTTAAGACAACACATACCATCTGCTTTAATCGGTGGATATATTTCCTTTGATCTTGATAAAAAAGATGACACAACTATCTGTACTACTCATAACGATCAAAGACAAAATGAAAGTAATAAATTATTCTCGAAAAATCATCGAACCAACAGCccaataaatcaaataaacagcaataataatgttaataattttCATCAATTTGGTCAAAAATTAAGTAAAATTGAAACGCTTCGTTTAGCTTGTAATTACATTGGTCTATTAGCTTCAATACTGAATGATATACACTTTGAATCGATAACAgatattataaaatatttatgtcATGGTTTATCACAGATAACAACCAATCAAATCGCAGCTGCTTTGCAAAGTGATCCTTCTAGGTTAATGAAGCATCAAGTATCCGGTAGCAATGAGAATAATTTATTATGTAACAATTCTTACAAATCATCATCCGCTTCATCATCACCAACTGATGATGATGTTAGTTATACAGAAAAAATCCAACAAAACGTTATAAGGTCAAGTTTATTACGAAATAAATTGAGCGATGAACGGATAGTAAACCATTTAGATTATCAGTCAAATAATGTTTCACTGACCATACCAACTAATCAGTCTACATCAATTTCAAATTTCAATCAGTCTATGGGAAATTGTTCATCGAATTGTAcagaattattaaaatctcaaaattatttattaaataataaattgtatgAGTTTgaaaatgtatataaatatgaacaatatgaaatgaatgaatgcGACTTAACATTTCCTTATTTTCCAACTAATTATGATGATGAAAACATTGGTAACAGTCAGCCAAATGAATCAATTAACCATGAAAATTGGATTA AAAACATCATAATAATTAATAGCATAGATCTTGGAATGTGCAGCTTCCCAAAATACAAGACTGTTGAGAAAAGTTAA